One stretch of Oncorhynchus keta strain PuntledgeMale-10-30-2019 chromosome 18, Oket_V2, whole genome shotgun sequence DNA includes these proteins:
- the LOC118371699 gene encoding dixin-A-like isoform X1 produces the protein MGAKQMKCLSSASPAHSPKEEYIIAQSTDTPKEAFISAQSEDHAEPGDDKSELTERKSDTEEVLSLCGLCPTPGHSGPEEERSWEEQLECHQEQLEKEMQEARRMVFRLQALLLHGSLPEDEHDVSMGFGDSRANSEQQLVLIRSRLDQSMEEALDLKRELLRHKQEARHLQAIKDALQQRMSVQEAAVLQLKQELLRCSMDKEQLEGENAELKRKLSDRNKLLSEYEQKLGKKDRLLQQQQLKLDDARHNSNEGSHRSSRSEKSGYSNSVGPAPGPAFQHTAQGEELQLVREALRSLRDGFSGHDPQHHTLDTLEQGVASLMDRLYTLDTRRRQQDRGGQYKSPGRRANPTDRDSWPPSSKIAHSHSSPGLDSTVSTKVLYFTDRSLTPFLVNISKRLGEVTLRDFKAAVDRQGSFRYHFKALDPEFGTVKEEVFQDGALVPGWEGKIVAWVEEDHGERR, from the exons ATGGGAGCCAAACAGATGAAATG CCTCAGTTCAGCCAGCCCTGCACACTCCCCTAAAGAAGAGTACATCATCGCTCAGTCCACAGACACTCCTAAAGAAGCATTTATCTCAGCTCAATCTGAAGACCACGCCGAGCCTGGAGATGACAAATCAGAGTTGACGGAAAGGAAATCTGATACAG AAgaggtgttgtctctctgtggCCTGTGTCCGACCCCGGGGCATAGTGggccagaggaggagagatcatgGGAAGAGCAGCTGGAGTGTCACCAGGAGCAGCTGGAAAAGGAGATGCAGGAGGCCAGGAGGATGGTGTTCCGTCTACAG gctCTACTGCTGCACGGCTCTCTCCCTGAGGACGAGCATGATGTCTCCATGGGCTTCGGGGATAGCAGGGCTAACTCTGAGCAGCAGCTG GTTCTAATCCGCAGTCGTCTGGACCAAAGCATGGAGGAGGCTCTTGATCTGAAG aGGGAGCTTCTGAGGCACAAGCAGGAGGCACGGCACCTTCAGGCCATTAAG GATGCTCTTCAGCAGCGTATGTCTGTACAGGAGGCTGCGGTGCTGCAGCTGAAGCAGGAGCTACTGAGGTGCAGTATGGACAAAGAGCAACTGGAGGGGGAGAAC GCAGAGCTCAAACGGAAGTTGAGCGATCGGAACAAACTGCTCAGTGAATATGAG CAGAAACTTGGAAAAAAGGATAGACTACTTCAGCAACAGCAATTGAAACTGGACGATGCTCGGCACAACTCGAATGAAGGAAGCCACAGG TCATCTAGGAGTGAAAAGAGTGGGTACAGTAACTCTGTGGGCCCAGCCCCAGGTCCGGCCTTCCAACACACAGCG cagggGGAGGAACTGCAGCTGGTAAGGGAGGCCTTGCGTAGTCTGAGGGATGGCTTCTCAGGTCACGACCCTCAGCATCACACCCTGGACACACTGGAGCAAGGGGTGGCCAGTCTCATGGACCGCCTATACACACTCGACACACGCCGCAGGCAGCAGGACAGAggg GGTCAGTACAAGTCACCAGGACGAAGAGCCAACCCCACAGACAGGGACTCATGGCCACCCAGCTCAA AAATAGCTCACTCCCACAGTAGTCCTGGCCTGGACTCCACAGTCTCCACTAAAGTCCTCTACTTCACTGATCGTTCACTCACTCCTTTCCTGGTCAACATCTCCAAAAG GCTGGGGGAGGTGACTCTGAGAGACTTCAAGGCAGCGGTGGACCGCCAGGGTAGCTTCAGGTACCACTTCAAAGCCCTCGACCCAGAGTTTGGGACTGTGAAGGAGGAG GTGTTCCAGGATGGAGCGCTGGTGCCTGGCTGGGAGGGGAAGATAGTGGCCTGGGTGGAGGAGGACCATGGAGAGAGACGGTAG
- the LOC118371699 gene encoding dixin-A-like isoform X2: protein MGAKQMKCLSSASPAHSPKEEYIIAQSTDTPKEAFISAQSEDHAEPGDDKSELTERKSDTEEVLSLCGLCPTPGHSGPEEERSWEEQLECHQEQLEKEMQEARRMVFRLQALLLHGSLPEDEHDVSMGFGDSRANSEQQLVLIRSRLDQSMEEALDLKRELLRHKQEARHLQAIKDALQQRMSVQEAAVLQLKQELLRCSMDKEQLEGENAELKRKLSDRNKLLSEYEKLGKKDRLLQQQQLKLDDARHNSNEGSHRSSRSEKSGYSNSVGPAPGPAFQHTAQGEELQLVREALRSLRDGFSGHDPQHHTLDTLEQGVASLMDRLYTLDTRRRQQDRGGQYKSPGRRANPTDRDSWPPSSKIAHSHSSPGLDSTVSTKVLYFTDRSLTPFLVNISKRLGEVTLRDFKAAVDRQGSFRYHFKALDPEFGTVKEEVFQDGALVPGWEGKIVAWVEEDHGERR, encoded by the exons ATGGGAGCCAAACAGATGAAATG CCTCAGTTCAGCCAGCCCTGCACACTCCCCTAAAGAAGAGTACATCATCGCTCAGTCCACAGACACTCCTAAAGAAGCATTTATCTCAGCTCAATCTGAAGACCACGCCGAGCCTGGAGATGACAAATCAGAGTTGACGGAAAGGAAATCTGATACAG AAgaggtgttgtctctctgtggCCTGTGTCCGACCCCGGGGCATAGTGggccagaggaggagagatcatgGGAAGAGCAGCTGGAGTGTCACCAGGAGCAGCTGGAAAAGGAGATGCAGGAGGCCAGGAGGATGGTGTTCCGTCTACAG gctCTACTGCTGCACGGCTCTCTCCCTGAGGACGAGCATGATGTCTCCATGGGCTTCGGGGATAGCAGGGCTAACTCTGAGCAGCAGCTG GTTCTAATCCGCAGTCGTCTGGACCAAAGCATGGAGGAGGCTCTTGATCTGAAG aGGGAGCTTCTGAGGCACAAGCAGGAGGCACGGCACCTTCAGGCCATTAAG GATGCTCTTCAGCAGCGTATGTCTGTACAGGAGGCTGCGGTGCTGCAGCTGAAGCAGGAGCTACTGAGGTGCAGTATGGACAAAGAGCAACTGGAGGGGGAGAAC GCAGAGCTCAAACGGAAGTTGAGCGATCGGAACAAACTGCTCAGTGAATATGAG AAACTTGGAAAAAAGGATAGACTACTTCAGCAACAGCAATTGAAACTGGACGATGCTCGGCACAACTCGAATGAAGGAAGCCACAGG TCATCTAGGAGTGAAAAGAGTGGGTACAGTAACTCTGTGGGCCCAGCCCCAGGTCCGGCCTTCCAACACACAGCG cagggGGAGGAACTGCAGCTGGTAAGGGAGGCCTTGCGTAGTCTGAGGGATGGCTTCTCAGGTCACGACCCTCAGCATCACACCCTGGACACACTGGAGCAAGGGGTGGCCAGTCTCATGGACCGCCTATACACACTCGACACACGCCGCAGGCAGCAGGACAGAggg GGTCAGTACAAGTCACCAGGACGAAGAGCCAACCCCACAGACAGGGACTCATGGCCACCCAGCTCAA AAATAGCTCACTCCCACAGTAGTCCTGGCCTGGACTCCACAGTCTCCACTAAAGTCCTCTACTTCACTGATCGTTCACTCACTCCTTTCCTGGTCAACATCTCCAAAAG GCTGGGGGAGGTGACTCTGAGAGACTTCAAGGCAGCGGTGGACCGCCAGGGTAGCTTCAGGTACCACTTCAAAGCCCTCGACCCAGAGTTTGGGACTGTGAAGGAGGAG GTGTTCCAGGATGGAGCGCTGGTGCCTGGCTGGGAGGGGAAGATAGTGGCCTGGGTGGAGGAGGACCATGGAGAGAGACGGTAG
- the LOC118371699 gene encoding dixin-A-like isoform X3 has protein sequence MGAKQMKCLSSASPAHSPKEEYIIAQSTDTPKEAFISAQSEDHAEPGDDKSELTERKSDTEEVLSLCGLCPTPGHSGPEEERSWEEQLECHQEQLEKEMQEARRMVFRLQALLLHGSLPEDEHDVSMGFGDSRANSEQQLVLIRSRLDQSMEEALDLKRELLRHKQEARHLQAIKDALQQRMSVQEAAVLQLKQELLRCSMDKEQLEGENAELKRKLSDRNKLLSEYEQKLGKKDRLLQQQQLKLDDARHNSNEGSHRSSRSEKSGYSNSVGPAPGPAFQHTAGEELQLVREALRSLRDGFSGHDPQHHTLDTLEQGVASLMDRLYTLDTRRRQQDRGGQYKSPGRRANPTDRDSWPPSSKIAHSHSSPGLDSTVSTKVLYFTDRSLTPFLVNISKRLGEVTLRDFKAAVDRQGSFRYHFKALDPEFGTVKEEVFQDGALVPGWEGKIVAWVEEDHGERR, from the exons ATGGGAGCCAAACAGATGAAATG CCTCAGTTCAGCCAGCCCTGCACACTCCCCTAAAGAAGAGTACATCATCGCTCAGTCCACAGACACTCCTAAAGAAGCATTTATCTCAGCTCAATCTGAAGACCACGCCGAGCCTGGAGATGACAAATCAGAGTTGACGGAAAGGAAATCTGATACAG AAgaggtgttgtctctctgtggCCTGTGTCCGACCCCGGGGCATAGTGggccagaggaggagagatcatgGGAAGAGCAGCTGGAGTGTCACCAGGAGCAGCTGGAAAAGGAGATGCAGGAGGCCAGGAGGATGGTGTTCCGTCTACAG gctCTACTGCTGCACGGCTCTCTCCCTGAGGACGAGCATGATGTCTCCATGGGCTTCGGGGATAGCAGGGCTAACTCTGAGCAGCAGCTG GTTCTAATCCGCAGTCGTCTGGACCAAAGCATGGAGGAGGCTCTTGATCTGAAG aGGGAGCTTCTGAGGCACAAGCAGGAGGCACGGCACCTTCAGGCCATTAAG GATGCTCTTCAGCAGCGTATGTCTGTACAGGAGGCTGCGGTGCTGCAGCTGAAGCAGGAGCTACTGAGGTGCAGTATGGACAAAGAGCAACTGGAGGGGGAGAAC GCAGAGCTCAAACGGAAGTTGAGCGATCGGAACAAACTGCTCAGTGAATATGAG CAGAAACTTGGAAAAAAGGATAGACTACTTCAGCAACAGCAATTGAAACTGGACGATGCTCGGCACAACTCGAATGAAGGAAGCCACAGG TCATCTAGGAGTGAAAAGAGTGGGTACAGTAACTCTGTGGGCCCAGCCCCAGGTCCGGCCTTCCAACACACAGCG ggGGAGGAACTGCAGCTGGTAAGGGAGGCCTTGCGTAGTCTGAGGGATGGCTTCTCAGGTCACGACCCTCAGCATCACACCCTGGACACACTGGAGCAAGGGGTGGCCAGTCTCATGGACCGCCTATACACACTCGACACACGCCGCAGGCAGCAGGACAGAggg GGTCAGTACAAGTCACCAGGACGAAGAGCCAACCCCACAGACAGGGACTCATGGCCACCCAGCTCAA AAATAGCTCACTCCCACAGTAGTCCTGGCCTGGACTCCACAGTCTCCACTAAAGTCCTCTACTTCACTGATCGTTCACTCACTCCTTTCCTGGTCAACATCTCCAAAAG GCTGGGGGAGGTGACTCTGAGAGACTTCAAGGCAGCGGTGGACCGCCAGGGTAGCTTCAGGTACCACTTCAAAGCCCTCGACCCAGAGTTTGGGACTGTGAAGGAGGAG GTGTTCCAGGATGGAGCGCTGGTGCCTGGCTGGGAGGGGAAGATAGTGGCCTGGGTGGAGGAGGACCATGGAGAGAGACGGTAG